Within the Astyanax mexicanus isolate ESR-SI-001 chromosome 9, AstMex3_surface, whole genome shotgun sequence genome, the region GAATTCCTTTGTTCAGGCAATACCTGGGTGCCCCGAGAAGGGAGAAGAGTATTCCCACCGTAAGACCTGCTGGCTGACACTTACTGGCACTTATAGTCAACCAGAAAAAATGGAAGCACCCAAAAAACAAGGATCATCGGTCCTGCCACAAGTTAGGCCGCTTGGCCAGCTGTATGTAGGCCAGGTTTTTGTGGTCAGTCCAAACCAATAATGAATGTTTAGCCCACTCTAGCCAATGCCTCCATTCTTCTCATTCTAATGTCACAGCCAGAAGCTCCCTGTCCTCAATACTGTAATTACATTCAGCTGGGAACAGTTTATGTGAAATGAAAGCACAGGGATGTAAGTTCTTGTTTGGCCCCTGGCACTGGGAGCGAATAGCCCCCACACCTGCATCTGATGCGTCTACCTCGGCAATAATTGGCTCTTCAGGATAAGGCAACTGAAGAACTGGTAGGGATATCAATCATGCCTTGGTGCTCTCAAAGGCCTTCTGTGCCTTTATGGTCCAGCAAAAAGGTCCTGGGGTCTTTCTGGTGAGGGCAGAGAGGTGAGCTGCCACAGTGCTGAAATTGCGCACAAACTGCCGAAAGAAGTTGGCAAACCCCAGTAATGATTGGACCTGCCAAAGAGAGGTAGGTCGAGGCCAGTCCCTCACAGCCTTTATTTTGGCTGGGTCCATATGGAGGGGGCACCTTTGGACACAACAAAGCCCAAAAAGGACACAGTGTCTGTGTGGAACGTCTCAAGCTTGATTTAAAGTTGTTTCTCCAGGAGCAACTGAAGAACCTGCCTGACATGTccaatgtgttcttcaagagaCCGACTGTAAATAAGAATACTGTTGAGGTAGACATACACACACCGGTCGAGGGCCTTTCAGAGAACATCATTTATAAACTGCTGGAAGACTGCTGGGGCATTCATAAGGCCAAAGGGCATCACCTGGTACTCTAAATGCCCTGAGGGGTTGATAAaagcagtcttccattcatccccctgtCATATGTGGACAGGTTGTATACAATACGCGAATCCAACTTTGTAATAATGGATGCTTGCTGTAGTGCTTCAGAGGCTGTCTGCAATAAAGGCAGGGGCTAGCGGTCCTTACTGTGATGGCATTGAGGCCCCGATAATCAATGCAGAAACTAAGTCCCCAATCCTCTTTATCACAAAAAAGAACCCCACCCCAGCTAGATAGGATCACGGTCAGATAAAGCCCAAATCAAGGGCCTCCTGAATGTACATTTCCATGGTGGCCCCAGGGTCCATAAAGGCCTGTGTATGGGTAAATTGCTGGGGTGGCTATTTAAGCTGTCATTAGGGTAAGACCAGATGAGGGGAAATGTTGTGGTCTAGTCCCAACTCCCCTGTCTGGAGTAGACCCTTGCATTTCCTAATTTATAGCCAGCCAGTTGCTCAGTCTCTGTAAGGGAGTGGCTAGGTGAGGCATCAGACAGACGGGTGCCCCCCAGCTGCATGGGCTCAGGCATCTCGTGTGGCGATACTAGGAGGGGAGGGCCAGGGAGGCAATGTCCAAAGGCACGAGTGCTGTATGCCCACTCTCTGGCGCATACGGGTGTCGAGGTGAATACACACCTCATACAGCCCAGCCAGGTCAGAGGGCAGGTCATGAGAGGCTAGCTCGTCTTTAATCCTGCCATTGAGTCCCCGTTAAAATATATGCATCAGAGCCCCTTCATCCTATCCACTTTCAGCAGCTAGAGTATGGAAACTCTATTACATAACACTGAATGTGCACCTTGGGAGAGCTCCAAAAGGTGAGGACCAGGCTCTCTACAACCAGGGTGTTGGTAGAAGGTCTGGGGCAGGGCTGCTGTGAAGGTATTATTGCAGTATCGGGATGCTTGCTCCCACATAGCAGTTGCCAGGCCAGAGCCTTTCCTGTTAGTAGGCAGATAATAAAGGCCATTTTGAGCATTCTGTGGGGAAACAAGAAGGTTGGTTCACGAGCATAGCGCTTAGGGGTAGCGATCTGGGTGTCTGGGTGAATGCAGGCAATGGGACCCTAAATGATAAATGAATAGTAGCCTCTaagaaaacaatacaaacaggATAGAAAGAGAGCTGTTATCACTGTTCCTTGAATGAGTGAACCTTGAAACCTTGGCAGCTGTGGCTGATTTCATTGCTGgacataaagtaaaaaacagaCATATAACAGGTATATTTAAAGGATATCACCTATTTTTCAAATTAACTCTTCATATATGGATCATTCCAGAGCCCCAAACAAGAAATAACCCAGCTTCTGCATATAATTTGCCACTGGCAAGCTAGCTCCTTTTACGGAGGCACGTTACTGAAATCATAGATGATGCCCTGGACATCATAGGGCTGCTGCCAAAATCCTGCACAGGACACAAGTGCTTGCTAATATTTGATGATTATGCTGTGCATTTTCCAAGGTTCCAGAGTGCAGGTTCACTTCCAATATTAGCATTTTGGTCCTCCTCAACTTAATTGTcccattaaaatataattttaatgggACAATATGGAAATTAAACTTGTACTAATTTAGAGGAGTCAGTGCACAGCTTTAATAGCTTGTGTAACTTAATACACAGCCATTAATATCGAAATAGCTGGCAACACAAATTGTCCCCAGTTGTGTCAGTGTTTCAAGGTTCTGGGTGTGAACGGGGGGCGGGGCTGTAAAATTTGGTGTTACAATTCTCTTAAACTGACCACTGGATATTCAGAATAGCACttcatggcaaataactctctgagTATGTGAGAAATATAATTGTTGCTGtccacaaagatggcctaggTATTAAAAATACTGCTACCACCCTAAAACTGAGCTATAGTATGGTGGCCAATGTCATATCAATTGGAACAGGGCTAACCAGGGTCAGTAGAAGAAGTTCATGTGTTCAGCATTATATTCAGAAATTTGCTGCAAAAGAGGTCcccctgtcagtgctcagaccaatCATCACACACTGTTGCTGAAGACAAGCAATCCAAGAGCATGGGAAATTGAAACCATGTACTGTGGTCTGataggaccaaaaaaaacgttATTGCTCAGATGGTGTTCAACATGAGTAGTACTAAGACAACTAAGTACTAAGTCTCTTGCCTACAGTCAATCCCTATCCCTACTCgtgttttctttctgtcttgCTTATGTTTATTAAGTTTGTTTATTAAAGTTATAAAGTAAGTCTTATTTTGAGAGAACTGTAAATCTACATTGCTGTTGATGTTTCATTTATATAGTATGGTTTAATGAAAAAGACATTttcagaaatgtgaggggtgtactcacttttcgGAGATTGCTTTTAAATTACTTGAACCTGTCCCTCTTTTCTCTGCACTACCTATCAACTAATTTTCCAATCTTAACTGGGGAAGAACCTTTCACTGCCCTATGCCAGCTGAATACTTCCATGATGTGTTCTTCACTTCCCCTGGCCTGCACACGATCATATGGCAGCCACCCTTTTGCCTGCCCTAAGTCCCATTGCTGTAGAAGAGGAGGTTCAAGTAATCTGAATTTTGCAAATAATCAGAATAATTTGATTTTATCCttgatttttgtgtttgtttgtgctgtATGTCTGACATTTATCTGGGTCTCAACTATACTAGCGTCCTTGTTGTGTCCAGCTTTCTTCTTCCTATTCTTTGTACTCTTAATGTCAGATAGTGGTTTATATttgaaaattattaaattaaattattactaTAGACTCATTATTGACTGTATTGCCTGTATTTGTAtacaaaacatacttttaatcatgtttgtttTTAAGGTTAAAAAAATACATCCAGTAACATTTAATTCCAAATCCAAACATTTAATTAGTACTATGTACTGTGTAGGCATTTTATTGGATGGCATtatacattttatcatttaattatttttatcattattgtatTAGCAACAAACACTTTATTCTATTAGCAATCACTACTGCATATCCAAGTAtccaatgatatatatatatttttgttagcCAGCACAGAACAGTATTAAAAGTCAATACATTGCCCAATATTTCACTTAACTGACACTTTTCCCATCATTTGCTTTTTAGTGTTCTTTTCTGGTTTCAATATGATTATGTAACATTTTGGTAGAAAAATACAGAATAGTGTACCAAAGCTTGAAGCCAGAATGGCAAATATTTCCACAGCGACTGTGAACTTTCCAGGAGAGCTGACATAAGCTGGGATGAAGGTGATCCAGACAGCACAGAATATGAGCATGCTGAATGTGATGAATTTGGCTTCATTAAAGTTATCAGGAAGCTTCCGAGCCAGaaaagctaaaacaaaacaaaaaagagccAAAAGTCCAATATAACCCAGCACAGCCCAGAAACCTACATTTGATCCTAAGTGACATTCTAGAATGATCTTTTCTTTATAACGCTTTAGATTTTTGAATGGGAATGGAGGGGATGTTGCTAACCAAATCACACAAATTAGGACCTGAATGAGAGTGAAAGCAAGAACACTGAGTCTCTGCTGTGGAGGCCCGAACCATTTCATGACATTACTGCCTGGAAGTGTAGCTCTGAAGGCCATTAACACCACTATTGTTTTCCCCAGAACACAGGAGATGCAGAGGACGAAGATTATTCCAAAAGCTGTGTGACGCAGCACACAGGACCAATCAGAGGGCTGTCCGATAAAAGTAAGAGAACAGAGGAAACATAAGGCCAGAGAAAAGAGCAGCAGGAAGCTCAGCTCTGAGTTGTTGGCTTTGACTATTGGTGTGTCTTTGTATTTAAAGAATATGATTGCTATTATAATGGTTGTTAAAGCCCCAATAATTGAAACAGCTGTCAACAAAATGCCCATTGTTTCCTCATAGGACAGGAATTCAATTTCTTTCTTCACACACTCATCCCTGTGTGGATTTGACCAGTAGTCTTGATGACATTGTTCACATTTAATCGAATCTGTCAGAGAATAAAAGAGAATGCATAAAAGCAAATTAGATACAACAGGTAAAACAGGTACTGTTACGTAGAACTCCTGTTTTATCTGCTTTTAACTATTTTCAACCATTAACCAGTCCTTTTTCTGTCATTGAAGTAAACTAGTTTCTCATATTTGTACCTGTGATGTTGCTGATCTCTCCTTCTGCACATGGTATGCAGTCGAAGCAGCAGATCGGCTTTCCTTTCTGTACAGCTTTCCTGGTGCCTGGAGGACAGCTCTCACTGCACACTGATCTTGGCACCTATGGTCAAGAAATACACTATGCTCACTTCCTGTAATTGATTCATTAGGTATGGGTGAAATGCCATGTTCTTCTGTACCCTTACCTGATTGCTGTTTTGTGCCCACAGAACAGAGGCCACATTTACCACTAAACGATTGTGAGAAGGTAAGGTTGAGTCATAAAGTCCAACAGTAACAAACTCATATTGATGTTCTTTAGTTGTCTGCCAGTTTATGATGTCATATTTTGCCGGAGGATCTCCATTTTTATCGAAAAAAACATCCTCACCATCTTTGGTTttaaaattcacacttttaaGATGCTGAAGAAACTAATAATCAGAATAAATATTAAAGGTTAAATGTTAAAAGTATACATGttctaaaaatgtttgtttaaacaCAATCATATTATGACTCACAGTGAGAGGATCAGGCTGCTTCTTTGTCGGGCATGTTTGTGTGCAACCGAGAAGTTCATGTAGAGTATGAGCAACAGCATATATACCTTTATACACATTACTGAAAATGGGCATCAGGGACAAGTCAGTGAATGTGTTTTCCACTCCAGACAGTTTTTCTTTTCCTGTGCACACTGGTGTATCTTCAGATTCATTCGGTTTTGTATATGTACACTGAAACAGAGCCTCCCAGAATTCTGTAAATATGCCACTTCCTATAGATTTCAGTGGATTTATATCCAAAATGAAATCTTTTATACCTGTTACTGTTGTTTTGGCAATAGCAAGTCCTATTGATCCTTGTAGTATATTGTATTTGTCCAGTTTGGCCAGTGCTGGGTTAATAATCCATGCCTCAGTTCCCACCCACTGGTATCCAGTGACATTGTGTTCGAAAAGCACATGCACCAACATCTCTAGCTCCCATGTGTCGAGAAATCCCACTATCACTCGAGAAGTGGAGCTTTTAATCTGCTGAATTATTCTCAGGACTTTTTCTTCAGAGAATGTTCTATAAAATGCAAGAGAATATTCTAAACAAATGCCTAATTGTTTAGCTGCTTCAGTAAATGCAGCCATTCCACTGTTACCATAAGCATCATCTGTTCTTATTGCTCCCACCCATGTCCAGCCAAAGTGCTTGACCATTTCTGCAAGTGCTCTGCTCTGGTAATAGTCACTGGGAATAGTACGCAGAAAGGTGGGATATTTCCTTTTGTCACTGAGACACTCACAGGTGGAATAATGGCTGatctaaaaaaaagatttacacacattttagcCATTATGTGTATATTATGAACTGTCAGGAATAATAATTCTAACAATTATAACGTGACTAttaaaagaaaaagggaaaaaagatatatatatatatatatatatatatatatatatatatatatatatatatatatatatatatatatatatatatatatatacaatagttCTTACCATTGGAACACCTAGTGGTCCAACACTGTTTGCAATTGCAATTGACGCTGATGAGTATGTCTCGCCGATTATGGCTTGTGCCTGGGTTGGTTTTGTGCAGGGCTCATTCAAGTCTGAGTTCTCATTCCCGTTAACAAGTGCCATGGCCTCTCTAACCCCCATTGCTACAGAGCTGCAGGTGTCATAGATCTTGTAGCCCAGTGAGACACCAGGCAGCAAAGAAGAGCTGTTGTTGATCTCCT harbors:
- the LOC107196879 gene encoding extracellular calcium-sensing receptor-like; translation: MEHIFTLLHVVMAILNFSRTNGTFCSLQGEPVYPQLSKEGDIMVGAILPFHSGWEITDLSYSVRPPPVKCTSLDFRAFQFSQSLIYAIEEINNSSSLLPGVSLGYKIYDTCSSVAMGVREAMALVNGNENSDLNEPCTKPTQAQAIIGETYSSASIAIANSVGPLGVPMISHYSTCECLSDKRKYPTFLRTIPSDYYQSRALAEMVKHFGWTWVGAIRTDDAYGNSGMAAFTEAAKQLGICLEYSLAFYRTFSEEKVLRIIQQIKSSTSRVIVGFLDTWELEMLVHVLFEHNVTGYQWVGTEAWIINPALAKLDKYNILQGSIGLAIAKTTVTGIKDFILDINPLKSIGSGIFTEFWEALFQCTYTKPNESEDTPVCTGKEKLSGVENTFTDLSLMPIFSNVYKGIYAVAHTLHELLGCTQTCPTKKQPDPLTFLQHLKSVNFKTKDGEDVFFDKNGDPPAKYDIINWQTTKEHQYEFVTVGLYDSTLPSHNRLVVNVASVLWAQNSNQVPRSVCSESCPPGTRKAVQKGKPICCFDCIPCAEGEISNITDSIKCEQCHQDYWSNPHRDECVKKEIEFLSYEETMGILLTAVSIIGALTTIIIAIIFFKYKDTPIVKANNSELSFLLLFSLALCFLCSLTFIGQPSDWSCVLRHTAFGIIFVLCISCVLGKTIVVLMAFRATLPGSNVMKWFGPPQQRLSVLAFTLIQVLICVIWLATSPPFPFKNLKRYKEKIILECHLGSNVGFWAVLGYIGLLALFCFVLAFLARKLPDNFNEAKFITFSMLIFCAVWITFIPAYVSSPGKFTVAVEIFAILASSFGTLFCIFLPKCYIIILKPEKNTKKQMMGKVSVK